In Corylus avellana chromosome ca2, CavTom2PMs-1.0, the following proteins share a genomic window:
- the LOC132169832 gene encoding L-type lectin-domain containing receptor kinase VII.1-like codes for LADVESRILTLTNKTSFAIGRALYPEKILAKKPNSSYVNPFSTSFIFSMAPYKNTLSGHGIVFLFVPVTGIEGASSSQHLGLLNFSNMGNPNNHIFGVEFDVFKNQEFDDISANHVGIDLNSLKSSAAHDAGYWPDNQRSDNSSNADDEKSFEELTLNSGENYQVWIDYSDSLINVTMALAGMKRPLKPLLNVSLNLSGVFQDEMYVGFTSATGQLVESHRILAWSFSDSNFSLSQELVTTGLPSFVLPKESIFRSKGFIAGITVGGFFGICLCALFALFWIKRQRRRARERAEMEEWELEYWPHRMTYIEIEAATRDFSEENVIGTGGNGKVYKGVLAGGAEIAVKCISHENDGMREFLAEISSLGRLKHRSLVGLRGWCKRDKGNFLLVYDYMENGSLDKWVFECDDRKMLSCEDRIRILKDVAFAVLYLHEGWEAKVLHRDIKASNVLLDKDMNGRLGDFGLARMHDHGQVPNTTRVVGTVGYLAPEVIRSGRASAQTDVFGFGILILEVMCGRRPIEEGKPDLVDWAWQLMVQGQLLNALDERLKAGGEFDGEEVDRVLHLGLLCAYPDSCSRPTMRQVVKVLEGKNGLEDEVETEDMDAYLLQRMKSMDKWSVIPRNFGFSLHPTFQDIRQSQSSAMSLSWSNSLVEGR; via the coding sequence CTGGCCGACGTTGAATCTCGTATTCTAACGCTCACTAACAAAACAAGTTTCGCAATCGGTCGTGCTCTTTACCCAGAAAAGATCCTAGCTAAAAAGCCAAACTCTTCTTATGTGAATCCTTTCTCAACTTCTTTCATCTTCTCGATGGCTCCTTACAAGAATACTCTTTCTGGGCATGGCATAGTTTTCCTTTTTGTGCCCGTTACTGGCATCGAAGGCGCGAGCTCATCTCAACATCTAGGCCTTCTCAACTTCTCCAACATGGGGAATCCAAACAACCATATCTTTGGTGTCGAGTTTGATGTGTTTAAGAACCAAGAATTCGATGACATAAGCGCCAACCATGTTGGAATCGACCTCAACTCCCTCAAATCAAGTGCAGCACACGACGCCGGCTACTGGCCCGACAACCAAAGAAGCGACAACAGCAGCAATGCTGATGATGAGAAGTCGTTCGAGGAATTGACGCTGAATAGCGGTGAAAATTACCAAGTTTGGATTGACTATTCAGATTCTTTGATTAATGTTACTATGGCTCTGGCAGGCATGAAAAGACCTCTGAAGCCTTTGTTGAATGTTTCTCTTAATCTTTCTGGGGTTTTTCAGGATGAAATGTATGTTGGATTTACTAGTGCTACCGGACAGTTAGTTGAAAGCCACAGGATTTTGGCTTGGAGCTTTAGTGATTCCAACTTTTCGTTAAGCCAAGAGTTGGTTACCACAGGTTTGCCATCTTTTGTTCTTCCAAAGGAGTCAATATTTCGATCAAAAGGGTTTATTGCAGGAATCACAGTGGGAGGTTTCTTCGGTATCTGTCTTTGTGCTCTGTTTGCTCTGTTTTGGATCAAGAGGCAGCGAAGGAGAGCTAGGGAGAGAGCGGAAATGGAAGAATGGGAATTGGAGTATTGGCCACACAGAATGACTTATATAGAAATTGAGGCGGCCACAAGAGATTTCTCAGAAGAAAATGTGATTGGAACCGGAGGGAATGGGAAGGTCTATAAGGGTGTTTTAGCAGGAGGGGCAGAGATTGCAGTGAAATGCATTTCGCATGAAAATGATGGGATGAGAGAATTTCTGGCTGAAATTTCAAGCCTTGGAAGATTGAAGCATAGAAGTTTGGTGGGGTTGAGAGGGTGGTGCAAGAGAGACAAGGGCAACTTCTTGTTGGTTTATGACTATATGGAAAATGGGAGTTTGGACAAGTGGGTGTTTGAATGTGATGACAGGAAGATGTTGAGCTGTGAAGACAGGATAAGGATTTTGAAAGATGTAGCTTTTGCAGTCTTGTACTTACACGAGGGGTGGGAAGCCAAAGTCCTTCATAGGGACATTAAGGCCAGCAATGTGTTACTTGACAAGGATATGAATGGAAGGCTAGGGGATTTCGGATTAGCCCGAATGCACGACCATGGTCAAGTGCCTAACACGACAAGGGTGGTCGGGACCGTTGGATATTTGGCGCCAGAAGTGATTAGGAGCGGACGGGCATCGGCTCAAACCGATGTGTTCGGATTTGGTATCTTGATTTTAGAAGTAATGTGTGGGAGGAGGCCTATAGAGGAAGGAAAGCCAGATTTGGTAGATTGGGCATGGCAATTGATGGTACAAGGGCAGTTATTGAATGCCCTTGATGAGAGATTGAAGGCTGGAGGAGAGTTTGATGGGGAAGAAGTGGACAGGGTGCTTCACTTGGGCCTGTTGTGTGCTTACCCTGACTCATGTTCCCGGCCAACCATGAGACAGGTAGTGAAAGTGTTGGAAGGGaaaaatgggttggaggatgaGGTTGAAACTGAGGATATGGATGCATATTTGCTCCAAAGAATGAAATCCATGGATAAGTGGTCTGTGATTCCACGAAATTTTGGCTTTTCATTACACCCAACATTTCAAGATATTCGGCAGTCCCAGTCTTCAGCCATGTCTCTTTCTTGGTCCAATTCTTTGGTGGAGGGCAGGTGA